The genomic region GTCTCGAGGTCGAAGTCCGGGCCGCCCATGATCCACGCCGTCTCCCCGCCCAGGCTGTGCCCGGCGACCAGCACGCGCTCGGTCTCGACATGGCCGGCCAGCGGGTGGTCCGTGGGGAGGTTCGCCATGAAGTCGATGGTCGCCTGCAGGTCGTAGGCGCGGACCACGGGGGAGTCGAAGGGGCGCGGATCGGTCGGGTCCATCAGCGTGAGGCCCTGGTGGTCGGGCGCCACGACGATCCAGCCGTTGCGCACCGCCTGCCGCGAGAGGGAGTGGTTGGCACCGCCCCACGCGCCGTCTCCGTGCGAGTAGACCAGCAGCGGGGCCCGCCCGCTCGGCACGCGCACCGTGGCGTCCAAGAACGAGTTCTCGTCTCGAGACACCGCGTTGAAGCGCGTGAGCATGCCCGTCTCGTCCGAGGTGGCGTACCAGACGTTGAGCCGCAGCGTGCGGACCGCGCCCGTGCCGGGGACGGTGTACTGCGTCTCGAGGAACTGGAAGCCCGCGACAGGCGCCTCGTCGGTCGCGATGTCGGGTGCGCCGCGCGTGACGGGGACACCCGAGTCGCCTTCGCCACAGCCGGGCAGACCGCCGAGGAGCAAGCCACCGAGCACCGAGCACACCGAGAGACCGAGGAGCTGCCGAGGGATGCGCATGCGACGGGGTATCATGAACCAGCGTCGGAGCGCAGGGGGATCATGCGGAGGCGTGGGCGAGTTTCCCTGACGATCCTGGCGGCGCACACACACTCACCCGCTGGAGCCTCGCGCCGTGCGAGACTCGGTGATCGAAACCCTCGCGGCCGACACTGCCTCCTCGATGAGGCGCTGTCTCGTCGAAGGAGCGTGGCGCATGGGTGGCATGGTGCGGATGGATGGGTCGGTGGTCGGGTGGTGGCGCGCGGTGTGGCTCATGGCCCTCGCGCTGCTCCCGTGGGTGTCGGGGTGCGGCAACGGGGGCATGGCGCCCGAGTGCGTGCAGGCCGCCGACTGCGACGACGACGACCCGTGCACGCGTGACACGTGCAGCGACGCGGGCGAGTGCGCCTACAGCGCGGCTGCCGATGGAGGGGCCTGCGACGACGGGCTCTACTGCACCGACGGGGACACCTGCTTTGCGGGGAGCTGTCGTGGCGGCACGGCGAGCCCCTGCGGGGGGGACACCCTGATCTGCAGCGAGTCCCTCGGCGCGTGCGTCGCGTGCGTGGGCGACAGCGACTGCCCGGTGGACGAGCTGTTCTGCAACGGCGCACCGTCGTGCGTGAACAACGCGTGCGTCACGTCGGGCGACCCGTGCGCTTCGTCCGCGACGACGCCCGTGTGCGACGACGCGCTGGACATGTGCGTGGCGTGCCGCGAGGCGAGCGACTGCGACGACGAGAATCCGTGCACCGACGACGCGTGCGGGAACGACGGCGCGTGTACCCACACGGCCAACGACACGAACCCCTGCGACGACGACGGAGACCTGTGCAACGGCGCCGAGAGCTGCGTCGCGGGCGTGTGCACCTCGGACGGGGTCGACCCGTGCACGGGGGGGTCGCTGCCCTACTGCGACACCGCGACCAACGCCTGCGTGGCCTGCACCGACGCGGCCCACTGCGTCGACGGCGCGTTCTGCAATGGGGCCGAGCGCTGCGTGGCTGGCAGCTGCGAGCCCGCGCTGGAGGTGGCCTGCGCGGACGCTGTGAACGGCTGCGACGAGGGGCGTGACGTGTGCCTGGACTGCCACCTCGGCAGCGACTGCCACGATGGCGACGCGTGCACCACGGACGTGTGCCGCGGCGGCTCGTGCGAGCACGGTCCATGTCCGATGGGCACCACGTGCATGAGCGGTGTGTGCCGGGGCTGCACGAGCGCGGGCGACTGCGACGACGGCAACCCATGCACCACGGACAGCTGCAACACGGGCACGGGCGAGTGCGGCTGGACCGACGCGTCGAACGGCACCCCCTGCGACGACGGCGTGTTCTGCACCGCGCCGGGAGCCTCGTGCCTGGCTGGCACCTGCTTCCCCATGAACGGCGCCACCTGCGGCGGGACCACGCCCATCTGCGACGAGGGCGGGGAGACGTGCCTGGGGTGCGCCACGGCCAGCGACTGCGACGACGGGAACGCGTGCACCACGGACGTGTGCAACGTGGACGGGTCGTGCAGCCGCACGCCGGTGGTGTGCGCGGACGACGGCATGGCCTGCACCATCACGCACTGCGACCGCGCGCTCGGGTGCGTCTCGACCTCCATGCGCGACATGCTGGTGGCGCTGCAGTTCCGCAGCACGGACACCATCCTCAGCGTGCGCGGCAACGCCCCGAGCGTGACGGTTCAGAGCGGGCTCTACCTGTGCACGGGACCCGGAACGTGTGTGGCTGCGCCGGGCCCGGTGAACTTCCCTACCGAGGGCACCATCGACCTGCCTCTGAGCTTCGCGCTGAGCACGCTGCCCGAGCTGAGCGGCGGCGAGCTGGCACTGTCCACCGCGAGCGACGGCAGCGAGGTGTGCGACTACGTCCGCTGGAGCGACAGCATGTCGGCGCCCGCGACGGCGCTGGGGCTGGCCGCGGCGAGCCAGGGAGAGTGGGACGGCGGCGTGGTGGACACCTCGACCGCGCCCGCCGCGCCGCCCACGCCCGGCATCTGCTGGCTGGACGTGTGGGGTGGCGGAGCGCCCACGGCAGGGAACGACGCGGCGAGCGACTGGGGCTACTGCCCGCACTGCGGGGACTGCCGCGACGCGGACCCGTGCACGTACGACTACTGTGACGACCAGACCATGCTGTGCGTGCACGACGACGCGCTGCGCGAGGCGCTCGCCGGCATCGACTTCGACGGCGACACCGTCTCGCTGCGCAACACGTCGAGCGCGGTGGCCGAGCTGCCGCTGGCCGTGGGCGTCTGCACGGCACCCGACATGGCCAGCTGCGAGGTGACGACGGGCAGCATCGGCGCGGCGGGGCTCTCCGTGGAGCTCACCCAGGACCTCGTGAACTCCTCCGGGGAGCTCGCGCTGATGGTCATGGCCGGCCCCGGCGGCTTCCAGCTGTGCGACTACGCGCGCTGGTCGGGTGGCGCGGCGGCGCCCTCCACGGCGCTGGGCACGGAAGCGGAGAGCAGCGGCGAGTGGACCGCTGCGACGGCGATCGACTCCACCGGCGCGAGCGCTGTGGTGCACGCGGGTGGGTCGCCGAACAGCAGCGCTGCGGCGTGGAGCAGCGCGCCGTAGCGACGGACGGTGCGAACACGCCAAAGAACGCGCCAAAGAATTCGCCAATAGCTTGTCGACGACGCGACACAGTGACATCATTATGTACACTTACGCGATACCGAACGCGCCATGGGAACTCGCCAATCATTGCCCGCCTCCGGCTCACCCGCCGCCATCCAGCCAGCGCGCTACGCGGGGCCTCGGCGTGCCGCTCTTGCGGACGCGGCGGCGGTGCTGCGCGAGGAGGCGGCGGCGCTCGGCGCCCCGTTGGTGCCTGCGGCGGCCCACGCTCTCGCTGAAGTCGTCGACCGCGTGCGCGTGTACTCGTCGGGGCGCATCGAAGGGCACGACACCACCATCGCCGAGATCGAGGCCGTGGCGCGCGGCGAGTTCGCGGCGGACCCGGTGCGACGCGACAAGCAGCAGGAGGCGTTGGCAGGGCTCGAGACGATGTCGCTGCTGCGCGCGGCGGTGCCGCGTGACGCGGGGCCCGACAGCGCCGAGCTGCTCGCTTGGCTGTACGCGAGTGATCGGCCCGCCGCGATTCACCGTGAGTACACGGCGCGCATCCCCGCGCCGCTGCGGACCTACACCACGCGCGACGGCGTGGCCCACGCGCTCGTGCCGGGAGAGCTGCGTCACCTGGTCGTGAGCGTCGGGCAGCACGTCGCGCCTCCCCCCGAGGCCGTCACGGAGCAGCTGCGCACCTGGGCACAGGCCTATCGCATGGCCACGGACCGCCCGGGGCGGGTGCTGGACGCGCTCGCCAGCCACCACCGACTGCTGTTCATCCACCCGTTCCTCGACGGCAACGGGCGCGTCGCGCGGCTGCACACCGAGCTGACGCTGGAGTCCATCGGGGTGCGCGGCGGCGGCTTGTGGTCCGCGTCGGCCGCCATGCTCAAGGACCGCGACGGCTACATGCAGGCGCTCGCGGCGGCGTCGCGCACGCGCGCCGGAGACTTGGACGGCCGCGGCAACCTCTCGCAGCAGGGCCTAGAGGCGTGGCTGCGTTGGGCCCTCGACCGCTGCACGGCAGAGGTGCGCGCGATGCAGCACGTGGCACGCGCGTGCCCAGACAACATCGAGCGCTGGGCACGGGACCAGGGCGCCGACGCACGCACCGTGGCTGTCATCGGGGCCGTGTGGCGCAGCGGCGAGCTCTCTCGCGCGGAGGCGCTGGGCACGACGGGTGCCAGCGGTCGCACCGCGTCTCGGCTCGTCGGCGAGGCCACACGTCTGGGTGTCGTGACGGCGGACACCCACCGCGCGCCGCTCCGTCCCGCCATCCCGCGGGAGGCCGTCGCCTCGCTGGGGCAGCTCTACCCACGCGGATAGCGGCCGCGCGAACAGCGCTCAGAGCGTCTTCAGGAACTCCAGCAGGTCGGCCAGGGCCTCGGGGTCGCTGCCCCAGTCACGGCCGAGGAACATGAGCGTGTCGTGCCCGCCGTTGGAGCGGCCGGTGCGGGTCGTGTCGTAAGCGTGCGCGTATGGGTCGTTCACGCGCGAGGGCTGCCACTCGAAGCCGACGTCGCTCGTGTTGTAGTGCGTGGCGCCGCGCATGAACGAGGTGGGGCGCGACGATGGTACGAGCAGGTGGCGCAGCGTGGGCACCGACCCGTTGTGCAGGTAGGGCGCGCGCGCCCACAGACCTTGGAGCGGCAGCGCCAGGTAGCCGAGGCGGTTGGGGTCCGACACGGGCACGAGGATCTCCGCGTCGGTGGCCGCGCACAGCGTGCTGTCCGTGCAGGCCGAGCGCAGCGCCTGCAAGAGACGCGTGCGGCCCGCCGTGGTGATGGCGTGCGCGCGGTTCGGGTCGGTGCCGGTCACGGCCGGCGGGTACACGGTGTTCGCGCCCGGGTAGTGGCAGCTGGCGCAGTGCCCCTGGAACAGCGCAGCCCCGCGAGCCGCGCGCACGCCGTCGACGGGGAACGGGTACGGCGGAGGCGGCAGGTCGCGCGAGAACTCGGCCACCACGGCGGAGGGCTCGAAGTTGACCGCGAAGCCGAAGCCCACGGCGCCCACCGAGGCCGCGAGGTTGCGGTAGATGGCGTGCGGCATGCTGCCGTCCCACTCGGCCGCGGGGCGGTCGCGCTGGAGCCAGATGCTCATCACGTCGGCCTCGGCCGGGTTGGGCGGCATGATGGCGTCGAGCGTGGCGTCCGTCCCCGGGAGCAGCGCCTCGGGTAGCGTCTGCATGGCGAAGATGACCGCGAACGAGTCGAAGTAGCCGGGCCGGTCCAGAGCGAACGGGTCGGGCGCGTTCGCGTTGCGCGCGGTGCTGAACGTGAAGTCCAGCAGGACGCGCTCCTCCACCTGCCGACGCAGCTGGAGCGCCGTGCGCACCGTGGCCCCCGGGATGCCCGCGCCGAGGTCGTTCCAGCGCGGGTCTTCGGCGCTCTGCTCGAACGCGTTGAAGATGGCGTTCATGCGTGTGTTGGGGGCGCCGAACAGCAGGCGGTCCACTCCGTCGGGGCCCACCACGCGGCCCACGTGGCACGTGCCACACGCGATGACCGCGTAGTCCACCCCGGCGGAGCGGAAGGGGGCGATGCCGAGCGGAAGCGGGTTGCTGGGGTCGTACAGGTCCGGCCCGAGGCCCACGGCCGCGAACTTCTCCTCGGGTGGGCCCCAGATGTCGGGCATGACCTCGGAGAAGCGGTCCACCGCGCGTCGCGGCACGCCGAAGCCGCCGAGGGGCGCGTAGAGCATGGTGCGCAGCGCGGCCTCGTTGTCGCTCAGGTAGGTATCGAGGGCGGCCTGCCGGCGCGCGCGCTCCTGCTCCCACCACGCGTAGCGGTCGACACCCTGGTCTGCGGGTGGGCCGCCGTCGTTGGCGGCGGCGTCGGTCGCGGCGTCATCCCGAACCGTCGCGTCGGACGTGCTCCCGTCCGCCGACACGGACGCGTCCGGCACGGGCCCCGCGTCGGCGCAGCCGCCCAGCGGCGTGAGGAGCAGCATGGCGACCAGCACCCGCGGGCAAACACGGCGTGAGCTGACGTGGGGGATGGAGGGGGGACGCATGAGAAACAATAGTATGACTACTGTCTCTTGATATCAAGGGTGGCGAAGGCGCGCGGTGAGGGGCGCTCATCCCCCATCTCCCACGAGTGATTCGGGTGCGGAGGGGCCCATGGCACCGAGGCGCACCCACACGGCCAGGCTGCCTTCCGCTTGGAACTGAGGAGCGGTGTGCAGCGCACCCAGCCCCATGATGTTGAGCCGGGCGCGCAGCAGGTGGACCGCGCCGCCGACCGAGGCGCGCAGCCCCACGCGCGGGTGGAGCTGCAGGGTGACGCCGAGCCCCGCCCACAGCGCGACGTCTGCGGCGTGGTCGACGCGGTCCATGTCCGAGCCGCGCCCTTGCCCGCGCACCCGCCACACGCGCCCGCCACCGCAGCCGGAGAGCGCCCACGCCGCACGCCCCTTCTCGGCGCACACGCCCAGCTCCGCGCCCAACGCGCGCCCGTCCACGCGCACGCCCGACACGGGCGCCGTGCTGGCCGCAGGTCCGGTCCAACGGAACGCCGCCACAACCCCGAGCGAAGCGCGCGGCCGAGGGTGGAAGAGCGCGAGGCCCAACGCGCCGTCCGGGCGCAGCGCGGGGAGCAGGGGCGTGGCAAGCCCGAGCGCTGTGAACGCGTAGAAGCGGAGCGCGGGAGGTGCAGGGTCTCCCGCGAGCGGGCCCTCGTTGGGGTCTCCGGCCACGTCGGGATCGGAGGCAGGGTCGCGTTCGGATGGCACCTCGGGCGACGTCTCCGGGTCACCCGCGCCCACGTCCGGTGGCGGGTCCCCGGCGGCGTCGAGCACGGCCTGCTCCACCTGCTCGAAGGGGACGTCCAACGCGATGGCGGCCAAGAGCACGCTCGCGCTCAGCAGCGCGGCGCAGTCCGGGTCGGTCAGCTCGCGCGCGGTCTCGCCCTCGGGCAACGACGCCAGGAAGTGCAGCGCGAAGCCGTCTGGGTGCGGGACGATCGACACGCGCACCTCGCCGCGCTCACGTTCGGTCGCGGCGAGGACGGGTGCGAAGCGCGCCTCGGCGCCACTCGCCGCGGGGCAGCGAGGAGTGACCTGGACGACCAGCGACGGGCGCGGCCGCGCGGGGTCGGGTGCGTCGTGCCCGGCCGGCGGAGTGGCGGGATCCCCGGTGCCCGTGGGCTGTGCCCCCGCCACGCGCGTGAGCACGAGCGTGAGCGCCACACCGCAGCAGCCCACCAGACAAAGCGCCCGTCGCATGCGCGCGACCGTATGGCGTGAGGCCGCCCGGCCGCAAG from Sandaracinaceae bacterium harbors:
- a CDS encoding c-type cytochrome produces the protein MRPPSIPHVSSRRVCPRVLVAMLLLTPLGGCADAGPVPDASVSADGSTSDATVRDDAATDAAANDGGPPADQGVDRYAWWEQERARRQAALDTYLSDNEAALRTMLYAPLGGFGVPRRAVDRFSEVMPDIWGPPEEKFAAVGLGPDLYDPSNPLPLGIAPFRSAGVDYAVIACGTCHVGRVVGPDGVDRLLFGAPNTRMNAIFNAFEQSAEDPRWNDLGAGIPGATVRTALQLRRQVEERVLLDFTFSTARNANAPDPFALDRPGYFDSFAVIFAMQTLPEALLPGTDATLDAIMPPNPAEADVMSIWLQRDRPAAEWDGSMPHAIYRNLAASVGAVGFGFAVNFEPSAVVAEFSRDLPPPPYPFPVDGVRAARGAALFQGHCASCHYPGANTVYPPAVTGTDPNRAHAITTAGRTRLLQALRSACTDSTLCAATDAEILVPVSDPNRLGYLALPLQGLWARAPYLHNGSVPTLRHLLVPSSRPTSFMRGATHYNTSDVGFEWQPSRVNDPYAHAYDTTRTGRSNGGHDTLMFLGRDWGSDPEALADLLEFLKTL
- a CDS encoding Fic family protein; translated protein: MGTRQSLPASGSPAAIQPARYAGPRRAALADAAAVLREEAAALGAPLVPAAAHALAEVVDRVRVYSSGRIEGHDTTIAEIEAVARGEFAADPVRRDKQQEALAGLETMSLLRAAVPRDAGPDSAELLAWLYASDRPAAIHREYTARIPAPLRTYTTRDGVAHALVPGELRHLVVSVGQHVAPPPEAVTEQLRTWAQAYRMATDRPGRVLDALASHHRLLFIHPFLDGNGRVARLHTELTLESIGVRGGGLWSASAAMLKDRDGYMQALAAASRTRAGDLDGRGNLSQQGLEAWLRWALDRCTAEVRAMQHVARACPDNIERWARDQGADARTVAVIGAVWRSGELSRAEALGTTGASGRTASRLVGEATRLGVVTADTHRAPLRPAIPREAVASLGQLYPRG